Below is a genomic region from Methanolobus sediminis.
GATGGTAACTATACTGTAGTATACACAGGTGTAGCTGATGGCACAGGATATGCATTCCAGCTCTAACTGTTGATTCTGTAGAGATTGAAGCAGGCGCTACTACAGTAACCACTCCAGATGCTTAATCTCGCCTAAATACAAAGAATAAACCATATGCATCCCCCTAGCCCGGGGATGCATTTCTTTTTTTAAATCAATAAAAATTAACTAGCACACCTGCTTTTATTTCTCCGCAGATGTACCATCAAAAAAAGCAAAAAAGATCTAGTTTTTCATCTCTCTCAAAACTTCAAGCACCTTCTCAGCATGCTCTTTTACTCTTACATTATCCCAAATCTTTGCAATATTGCCTTCAGGGTCAATGAGAAAAGTACTTCTTACGGTTCCCATATACTCTTTGCCGTAATTCTTTTTCAATCTCCATACGTCGTAAAGTTGATGGATGTCGGTACTTTCGTCTGAAAGAAGTGTGATTCCAAGTTCCTTTTTCTCAATGAATTTTATATGGGATTTTATACTATCTTTGCTGATTCCAAGAATTACTGCATTCTCGGATTCAAAATCAGCTTTCAGGGCTGTAAAATCCTGTGCTTCCTTTGTACATCCTGATGTATTATCTTTAGGATAGAAGTAGAGAACTACCCATTTACCTTCAAGATCCTTGAGACATATATTGTTTTCATCCTGGTCTGGGAGACAAAAATCAGGAG
It encodes:
- the bcp gene encoding thioredoxin-dependent thiol peroxidase produces the protein MSKNSLTEGQKAPDFCLPDQDENNICLKDLEGKWVVLYFYPKDNTSGCTKEAQDFTALKADFESENAVILGISKDSIKSHIKFIEKKELGITLLSDESTDIHQLYDVWRLKKNYGKEYMGTVRSTFLIDPEGNIAKIWDNVRVKEHAEKVLEVLREMKN